The following are from one region of the Paenibacillus sp. JZ16 genome:
- a CDS encoding phosphatase PAP2 family protein gives MIERLRRFDHRVFVWCNQTISNRAFDRLFGGITHLGGATFTILSALLIAWAAFEAWDITAYQSAIALTVSHLIVVLIKKIVRRDRPFRVLEQVKIGNFPLKDYSFPSGHTTAIFAVITPLLFLVSPLPTILLLILAVLVGLSRIYWGYHYPTDCLAGSLIGFGSGWLVVYLMHVIGIT, from the coding sequence ATGATAGAACGATTGCGGAGATTCGATCATCGGGTATTCGTCTGGTGTAACCAGACCATCAGCAACAGAGCTTTTGATCGGTTGTTCGGAGGTATCACCCATCTCGGTGGAGCCACCTTCACGATCCTGAGTGCACTGCTCATCGCCTGGGCAGCATTTGAAGCATGGGACATAACGGCATATCAGAGTGCCATTGCCTTAACCGTTAGCCATCTGATTGTTGTCCTCATCAAGAAGATCGTCAGAAGAGATCGCCCATTCCGGGTTCTGGAGCAGGTGAAGATTGGAAATTTCCCATTGAAGGACTATTCATTCCCGTCAGGACATACCACAGCGATCTTTGCCGTGATTACACCACTGCTCTTTCTGGTATCACCGCTGCCGACGATACTGCTGCTTATCCTGGCTGTGCTGGTCGGTCTATCCCGTATTTATTGGGGATATCATTACCCGACGGATTGTCTCGCAGGCAGTCTGATTGGATTCGGTTCAGGATGGCTGGTCGTTTACCTGATGCATGTCATTGGAATCACATAA